From the Thermosynechococcus sp. genome, the window TAGAGCTTGTGGAAGCGCATCAGGTGGCTACGGGTGCGGCGAACCGCATAGGGCACCATCGTTCCCGTGCGCATAATAAAGGCCCAGTCTGAGGATTGGGCAAGGAGCAATTCCCGTGCCGCTTGGTTGAGGGCACGCCAACTCAGTTCATCCCACGGCTCCCCCTTGGCCAGTTCAATCATCCGTTCAGCAGCCTTATGGAGGTGAGGGTAAATCCAAGCATTGGTGTCATTCAGCCAATATTCATGAAAGCCCTTGTAGCCCCAACTGGACTGGGAAGGACGGCACACCTGCTGGGTGGGATGGGCGCGTAGATAGTCTGCCAAGTGGGTCATGGTAAAGGTGTCTTGGTCAAACCAGACCTTGCGGAAGAGAAAGTCCAGGAACCAAGGCCCTTCATACCACCAGTGGCCATAGAGTTCAGCATCGTAGGGAGAGACCACAATCGGCGGACGCTGCATCAGGTGGTATAGGTAGCGAATTTGGTTTTCGCGGTTAAACATGAAATTGGCAGCGTGTTCGGCAGCTTTTTCCCGTGCCCAGTAGGGGTCATAGAGCTGCTTTTCCCCTAGACCAAGGCCACGCCCAGTAATTTTGTGGTACTTGATCCCGGTATTTTTGCGTTGGCCATTGGGCATGATATAGGGTTTGATGTATTCGTAGTCCGCTTCCCAACCCAAGTCCTTGTAAAACTCACGGTATTCAGGTGCCCCCGGATAGCCCACCTCCGATGACCACACCTGCTGGGAAGATTCGTGATCACGGCCAAAGGCAGCCACCCCAGTTTCAGTAAAAATGGGCGCATAGGTGCCAAAGCGAGGGCGGGGACGAGCGTAGAGAATACCGTGGCCATCGGTAATGAAATAGCGCAAACCAGCATCTGCTAGCATGCGCTCTAGACCTTCGTAGTAGGCGCACTCTGGCAGCCAGATGCCCTTGGGTGGACGCCCAAAGGTTTGCTCATAGTGCTCACAGGCCACCTGTAGTTGTGCCCACACCGCTTGAGGATACATTTTCATTAGGGGCAGGTAGCCATGGGTGGCGCCACAGGTAATGATTTCTAGGTTATTAGTGTCTTGAAACTGCTTAAAGGCCTTGACGAGGTCGCGATCGTAGTTTTCCCATGTCTGCCGTACGCGGTTGAATTCTTGGGCATAGTGCTCGGCGAGGTAGCGGATATGGCCATTGTAGGTATTGCGCTCTACCTCTAGTTCCGCCAGTTCCTCTAGTTTTGCCAAGTGCTGATCGTAGCGTTCCTGCAACAGCGGATCCCGCAGCATTGAAATTAATGGCGGCGTCATACTCATTGTGATTTTGAAGTCTACGCCGTCACGCTTTAGCCCCTCAAACATGCGGATCAGGGGCACGTAGGTTTCGGTAATCGCCTCAAAGAGCCACTCTTCTTCTAAAACGTAGTCACTCTCGGGGTGGCGGACAAAGGGGAGGTGAGCATGCAAAACCAGCGCTAGATAACCAATTGCCATAGGAAGCTTGCCTATTGATGTATTTGGGACAACGGCGGGGGATCAATGAGATCAGTTGAGTTTCCCCCATCTTAGGCGAAATCGCCAAATCTGCAACGGGTCATTTTTATCTTTTCTTCACATTTATCGTTAGTCTGACATTTTTGCCATGGAGGGTACTACGTATGGCCGCCAACCCCGGCCGCGGAATTTCGGTTCTGGGCAGGGGTGGAGAATCTCAACCAGAATTTCTAGGGAATCCACCAGGCGAGGACCCGGACGGTTGAAATAGGCGTTGCCATCCACAATGTACACTTGACCGCTTTGCAGGGCACGCAATTGCTGCCACTGGGGATAGGTTTGCAGGGCTTGGTCAAGTTCTTGCTGGGTGCGTTCCAGGTCAAAACCACAGGGCATGACAAGGATCACTTCGGGGTCGATCGCCAGCAGGGTTGACCACTCAATGTAGGGGGAATGCTTTCCGGCGGTACCCAGTAGATTTTCACCGCCCGCCAGCGCAATTAATTCTGGGATCCAGTTGCCACTGGCCATGGGGGGGTCAATCCATTCAATGGTTACCACCTGGCGGCGCGGGCGATCGCTCACCCGGCTTTGACAGGCGCGAATCCTGTCTTTCAGGGCACTCAGTAGGGGGTCTGGAGCAACCCCAAGGGCCAGACCCACCCGTCGGATATCTTCCCAGACATCCTCAAGGCAATGGGGTTGGAGGGAAATTAACTGCGGCGGCGAGTCCCAGAGTTCGGCGATCGCCCGCTGGACATCTGCCAAGGTAACCGCACACACATCGCATTGATCTTGGGTAATAATGTGGGTGGGTTTTAGCGCCTGCAGAGTCGCCAGTTCTAAGTCATAAATGCCCAAGGCCGCTTGCAGCAGATCCTGAACCGCTCGCTCAATGGCTAAACTCGACTGTTGGGCATCTAACCTAGGCCGGGTACAGACAGGCAATGCCTTGACCGCGGGCGGATAGTCACACTCATGGCTGCGACCCACCAGAAACGGCAGCAACCCCAGAGCAGCAATAATTTCTGTGGCACTGGGCAGGAGGGAAACAAGGCGCATCTTAGAGCTAATGCCAGGAGCCAGAATTGAACTGGCGACACGAGGATTTTCAGTCCTCTGCTCTACCAACTGAGCTATCCCGGCTTGAAAGTGCTTTATGATTGTAGCAAGCGTCTAGGGGCGATGACAAGTCTCTCAGAAAATCAACTAGGGCAGACGCAGACGTAAGCGGAAATTCCCGCCCAGGCCATCTGCTAGGGCATCAACTGCTGCCTGAGGATGCCTCTGTTTTGGGTCTTGACCACGATTCTTGAGCCGACTAAGCTGCCCTTATAGTGACAGTCCCCTTGTGGAGTCTCCTAATGGGTATTCAAGTTCTTGCCACCACTCCCTTCAAGGATCAAAAACCTGGCACCTCTGGCTTGCGTAAGCCAGTACCTGTTTTTCAGCAGCCCCACTACCTGGAAAACTTTATTCAAGCAATTTTTGACACCATTGAGGCACCGCAGGGGCAAACCCTTGTCTTAGGGGGCGATGGTCGCTACTTCAATGCCACAGCTATTCAAGTCATCCTCAAAATGGCAGCAGCCAATGGCTTTGCCCGGGTCAAGGTGGGGCAGAATGGGATTCTCTCAACCCCAGCGGCCTCCTGCGTGATCCGCAAGTATGGGGCAGTAGGGGGCATTATTCTCTCAGCCAGTCACAACCCCGCCGGGCCCCAGGGGGATTTTGGCGTCAAGTTCAACATTGCCAATGGGGGGCCTGCTCCCGAAAAAGTTACTAATGCGATCTATGAGCGCAGCCTTGCCCTCACCCACTACAAAATCTACACTGCCCCCGATGTGAATCTGCACACCCTTGGGGAGTTTCCCTTGGGTGAAATGATTGTTGAAGTCATTGACCCCGTGGCTGATTATCAAGCGCTGCTGGAGACCCTTTTTGACTTTGATCGCATTGCCGCGGTGATTCGTACAGGGAAGCTGCGCCTTGTCTTTGATGCCATGCACGCGGTTACAGGACCCTACGCCCAGCAAATTCTGGAAAAGCGCTTGGGAGCTCCCCAGGGCACGGTGCAAAATGGCGTGCCCCTACCCGACTTTGGCGGTGGTCATCCCGACCCCAATTTGGTTTATGCCCGTGACCTTGTGCAGCAACTGTTTGGTGAGCAGCCGCCGGATTTTGGGGCTGCCTCCGATGGCGATGGCGATCGCAACATGATCTTGGGGGCCAAGTGTTTTGTCACCCCCAGTGATAGCCTAGCTATTCTGGCGGCTAATGCCCAACTTGTGCCCGGCTACAAAGATGGATTAGCGGGGATTGCCCGTTCGATGCCCACCAGTCAAGCGGCCGATCGCGTTGCTGCTAAGCTGGGTATTGACTGTTACGAAACCCCTACGGGCTGGAAGTTCTTTGGTAATCTCCTCGATGCCGGTAAAGCAACCCTCTGCGGTGAGGAGAGTTTTGGCACTGGCTCCAACCACCTGCGCGAAAAAGATGGCCTCTGGGCTGTGCTCTTTTGGTTGAATATCTTGGCCGTCCGCCAAACCTCTGTGGCCGAGATTGTCAAAGCCCATTGGCAAACCTATGGCCGCAACTACTATTCGCGCCATGACTATGAGGGCATCGAGAGCGATCGCGCCCACACGTTAATGAGCCAACTGGAGCAAAAACTGCCCAGCCTCGTAGGTCAGCGCCTGGGGGCCTATACCGTTGCCACTGCCGATAACTTCAGCTATACCGATCCTGTGGATCACAGCGTCAGCCAAAACCAAGGCATTCGGCTCATTTTTGAAGATGGCAGCCGCATTGTCTATCGCCTGTCAGGCACAGGAACCCAAGGGGCAACGCTGCGGGTCTATTTGGAGCGCTTTGAACCCCATCCTTCCCAGCAACACCTCGATGCCCAAGTGGCACTCGCCGCTTTAATTCAACTGGCCAATGAAGTGGCGAATATCCAAGGCTTAACGGGTCGCGATCGCCCCACAGTCATTACCTGATTGGTATGAAAATTCTCCATGTGTCTGATATCCACCTTGGCAGTGGCCTCAGTCATGGCCACATTAACCCTGCCACGGGCTTGAACACGCGCCTTGAGGATTTTATTGCTGCTCTGGCCACCTGTATTGACCGTGCTCTGCGTGAACCCGTTGATTTGGTGCTTTTTGGAGGCGATGCCTTTCCCGACGCCACTCCCCCTCCCCTAGTGCACCAAGCCTTTGCCCAGCAGTTTCGCCGCCTGGCGGATGCCCAGATTCCCACGGTTTTGCTGGTGGGCAACCACGATCAGCACGCCCAAGGACAGGGGGGCGCCAGTCTCAGTCTCTATCGCACCCTGGGGGTACCCGGCTTTATTGTGGGCGATCGCTTGGCCACCCATCGCATTGAAACTCGCCAGGGCAGTGTTCAAGTCATGACCCTCCCTTGGTTAACGCGATCGACACTCCTCACGCGGCCGGAAACCAGTGGCCTTTCCCTTGCGGATGTGCATCAACTGCTCCTAGAGCGGCTCCACCTTGCCCTTGAGGGGGAAATTCGCCAACTCGATCCTGCCTTACCTACCGTCTTACTTGCCCATGCGATGGTGGACACCGCCCAGTACGGCTCTGAACGCTATTTGAGTGCAGGCAAAGGCTTTACAATTCCCCTCAGTTTCTTGGCCCGCCCCTGTTTTGATTACGTTGCCCTTGGTCATGTCCATCGCCATCAAGTCCTGTGTCACGATCCACCCGTGGTCTATCCCGGCAGTATTGAGCGGGTGGATTTTGGCGAAGAGGGGGAAGAAAAGGGCTATGTCTTGGTGAACCTCGTCAAAGGGAAAACAGAATTTCAGTTTTGTCCCCTACCCACCCGCCCCTTCCGCACAATTCGTGTGGACTTGACAGAGGTGGAACTCGATCCCCAAGCTGCCCTCTTGGCGGCGATCGCCAGCGTGGACATCACTGAAGCCGTGGTGCGGGTCATGTATCAACTGCGCCCCGATCAAATTCCCCTGATTAACCTCCATGAGTTACAAAAGGCTCTTGAAAGCGCCCATAGCATCAGCCTCCTGCCCCAACTTGCCAATAGTGAGCCCATTGCCCGGCTGCCAGAAGTTGCCCTCGAACAATGCCTTGACCCCAGCCATGCGCTGCAACTGTATCTAGATCATCGCCCCGATCTTGAACCCCTGCGGCAGGATCTGCTGGCGGCACTCCAAACCCTTGAGGGCAATCCTGCACCGGAGAGTCAAGACACGCCACAGATACCGCGATCGCCCAAACCTGTGATTGAGCAACTGCAATTGCTCTCCTAGGCTAAGGTTAAACCCTTAGGACTCCCTCAGCGTTGGCAACCTTTCTAACGGTTTCTAACGGCTTGGCATCCGCGGGCAAAAGAGGACTCGGGAGCCTGGGCAAACTTTTTTCTTGGAGCTTATTGACATTTTTTCTCATTTGATCTAGGCTAAGTCTCAGTGTTCTCCTCTCTGAGGAATCGGCAGGCGGGGTCAGTCATTGCGACGACCCCTTTTTTTCTTAATGAGGACTGTTGATTCCCACAAAGCACCGCACTTCCCCCTTTCTAGGGGCAGTCAACTATTGCTAAAAATTTGCAAATTTTTGGCAGGGAATAGGGCGGCTATAGTACCACAGGACAGTATAGGGGGGTAGGGTTCTTCTTGGGCCTTGAGAACAGCAATTTTTGGGCCAACCCACGGGATGACTGGGGTTGAGATATAGGGGGTTAGGGGCTACTGCCATTCATCGAGAGCTGTTAGCCCATAGGAGAAGCCGAGAATATCTAGGGTTTCCTGTTCTTCCTGCTTCAGGGTTGCTTCCCAAGGCATATTTTCTCTTCCCTCCCGAGACAATCCTCTATTCACTTAGCCAGTGATGTTTTTGCAAATATGCACTCGCCTGGCGGATTTTAGAAAAGATTTTTTGCCAAGCCTGGGGGCGGCTAGGCCCTACTCTATCAACGTCTAGCGTCACAGCAGGAGGATGATCCATATCACAAGTCAAGCGTGTTTTCTGTGGCACACTACGATCAAGATTTGCGATATGTCCATGTTTAACCCACTTACCATTCGGTTTTGGGGCGTGCGCGGCAGTGTTCCCTGTCCCGGTTCCCACACTGTCCGCTACGGTGGTAACACCCCCTGCGTGGAAATTCAAGCCAATGGTCAACGGATCATCCTTGATGGTGGTACAGGTTTGCGGGTTCTTGGGGAGCACTTAATGGGCCAACAGCCGGTGACGGCACACTTATTCTTTACCCATACCCACTGGGACCATATTCAGGGGTTTCCCTTCTTTCAACCCGCCTTTGTACCGGGAAATCAGTTCCATATCTATGCAGTGCCGGGGAA encodes:
- the sbcD gene encoding exonuclease subunit SbcD, with protein sequence MKILHVSDIHLGSGLSHGHINPATGLNTRLEDFIAALATCIDRALREPVDLVLFGGDAFPDATPPPLVHQAFAQQFRRLADAQIPTVLLVGNHDQHAQGQGGASLSLYRTLGVPGFIVGDRLATHRIETRQGSVQVMTLPWLTRSTLLTRPETSGLSLADVHQLLLERLHLALEGEIRQLDPALPTVLLAHAMVDTAQYGSERYLSAGKGFTIPLSFLARPCFDYVALGHVHRHQVLCHDPPVVYPGSIERVDFGEEGEEKGYVLVNLVKGKTEFQFCPLPTRPFRTIRVDLTEVELDPQAALLAAIASVDITEAVVRVMYQLRPDQIPLINLHELQKALESAHSISLLPQLANSEPIARLPEVALEQCLDPSHALQLYLDHRPDLEPLRQDLLAALQTLEGNPAPESQDTPQIPRSPKPVIEQLQLLS
- a CDS encoding alpha-D-glucose phosphate-specific phosphoglucomutase encodes the protein MGIQVLATTPFKDQKPGTSGLRKPVPVFQQPHYLENFIQAIFDTIEAPQGQTLVLGGDGRYFNATAIQVILKMAAANGFARVKVGQNGILSTPAASCVIRKYGAVGGIILSASHNPAGPQGDFGVKFNIANGGPAPEKVTNAIYERSLALTHYKIYTAPDVNLHTLGEFPLGEMIVEVIDPVADYQALLETLFDFDRIAAVIRTGKLRLVFDAMHAVTGPYAQQILEKRLGAPQGTVQNGVPLPDFGGGHPDPNLVYARDLVQQLFGEQPPDFGAASDGDGDRNMILGAKCFVTPSDSLAILAANAQLVPGYKDGLAGIARSMPTSQAADRVAAKLGIDCYETPTGWKFFGNLLDAGKATLCGEESFGTGSNHLREKDGLWAVLFWLNILAVRQTSVAEIVKAHWQTYGRNYYSRHDYEGIESDRAHTLMSQLEQKLPSLVGQRLGAYTVATADNFSYTDPVDHSVSQNQGIRLIFEDGSRIVYRLSGTGTQGATLRVYLERFEPHPSQQHLDAQVALAALIQLANEVANIQGLTGRDRPTVIT
- a CDS encoding glycoside hydrolase family 57 protein, whose product is MAIGYLALVLHAHLPFVRHPESDYVLEEEWLFEAITETYVPLIRMFEGLKRDGVDFKITMSMTPPLISMLRDPLLQERYDQHLAKLEELAELEVERNTYNGHIRYLAEHYAQEFNRVRQTWENYDRDLVKAFKQFQDTNNLEIITCGATHGYLPLMKMYPQAVWAQLQVACEHYEQTFGRPPKGIWLPECAYYEGLERMLADAGLRYFITDGHGILYARPRPRFGTYAPIFTETGVAAFGRDHESSQQVWSSEVGYPGAPEYREFYKDLGWEADYEYIKPYIMPNGQRKNTGIKYHKITGRGLGLGEKQLYDPYWAREKAAEHAANFMFNRENQIRYLYHLMQRPPIVVSPYDAELYGHWWYEGPWFLDFLFRKVWFDQDTFTMTHLADYLRAHPTQQVCRPSQSSWGYKGFHEYWLNDTNAWIYPHLHKAAERMIELAKGEPWDELSWRALNQAARELLLAQSSDWAFIMRTGTMVPYAVRRTRSHLMRFHKLYEDIKAQKIDAGWLEKVEAIDNIFPHINYRVYRPL
- a CDS encoding cobalamin-binding protein, translating into MRLVSLLPSATEIIAALGLLPFLVGRSHECDYPPAVKALPVCTRPRLDAQQSSLAIERAVQDLLQAALGIYDLELATLQALKPTHIITQDQCDVCAVTLADVQRAIAELWDSPPQLISLQPHCLEDVWEDIRRVGLALGVAPDPLLSALKDRIRACQSRVSDRPRRQVVTIEWIDPPMASGNWIPELIALAGGENLLGTAGKHSPYIEWSTLLAIDPEVILVMPCGFDLERTQQELDQALQTYPQWQQLRALQSGQVYIVDGNAYFNRPGPRLVDSLEILVEILHPCPEPKFRGRGWRPYVVPSMAKMSD